The Henckelia pumila isolate YLH828 chromosome 2, ASM3356847v2, whole genome shotgun sequence genome includes a window with the following:
- the LOC140877746 gene encoding uncharacterized protein, protein MSDFDCILGIDMLTLYHAIVDFYQILVQFHQDEGYCWYFYGERARPSMPLVSALKAYFALEFGRDGYLIYVVDTTKGSHGIENVLVVSEFPDIFPDEIPGFPPVREVEFGIDLLPGTSPISRAPYRQAPSEMRELKQELQDLLDKGYILPSVSPWGASVLFVKKKMGQCCCVSIIGS, encoded by the coding sequence atgtcagattttgattgtatcttggGAATTGATATGCTGACATTATACCATGCTATTGTggacttttaccaaattttggtTCAGTTTCATCAAGATGAGGGTTACtgttggtatttttatggtgagagaGCGCGACCCTCGATGCCACTTGTGTCGGCTCTGAAGGCCTATTTTGCCTTAGAGTTTGGCAGAGATGGCTATCTCATCTATGTTGTTGATACTACCAAAGGTAGTCATGGTATTGAGAATGTTCTAGTAGTCAGCGAATTCCCTGATATTTTtccggatgagattcctggttttcctccagtACGAGAGGTAGAATTTGGCATTGATTTGTTGCCAGGAACATCACCAATATCTAGAGCACCATATCGTcaggctccgtcagagatgcgggAGTTAAAACAGGAATTACAGGATCTACTGGATAAAGGATATATTCTCccaagtgtttctccttggggagcatCAGTCCTATTTGTGAAAAAGAAAATGGGTCAATGCTGCTGTGTATCGATTATCGGCAGTTGA